In Rhizobium lusitanum, a genomic segment contains:
- the otnI gene encoding 2-oxo-tetronate isomerase — translation MPVFAANLTMMFNEWQFLDRFDAAAEAGFTAVEYLFPYEFAPEAIAERLKRNGLTQALFNMPPGDWNGGERGLASLPDRFDEVKSNVEKALDYAEATGVKRLHLMAGLAKPDDEAATRAYRRSVEYCAGRLTEKELDLVLEPINGRNMPGYFLNDFNRARALIEEFGRPNLKLQFDIYHRQIMHGDVAIALREMMPIIGHIQTASVPSRQEPCSEELNDAYLFAEIDRLGYEGFIGCEYIPQNHTLDGLGWFAPFKRIKG, via the coding sequence ATGCCCGTCTTTGCGGCCAACCTGACGATGATGTTCAACGAATGGCAGTTTCTCGACCGTTTCGATGCGGCAGCGGAAGCCGGTTTCACGGCCGTCGAATACCTCTTTCCCTATGAGTTCGCGCCGGAAGCAATCGCGGAACGGCTCAAGCGCAACGGATTGACCCAGGCCCTGTTCAACATGCCGCCCGGCGACTGGAACGGCGGCGAGCGCGGACTAGCTTCCCTTCCCGATCGCTTCGACGAAGTAAAGTCGAATGTGGAGAAAGCGCTCGACTATGCCGAGGCAACCGGCGTCAAGCGCCTGCACTTGATGGCCGGGCTGGCTAAGCCCGACGACGAAGCCGCTACACGCGCCTATCGCCGCTCCGTCGAATATTGCGCCGGAAGGCTTACCGAAAAAGAGCTGGACCTGGTGCTGGAGCCGATCAACGGGCGCAACATGCCGGGCTACTTCCTCAATGATTTCAATCGCGCGCGGGCGCTGATCGAGGAGTTTGGCCGGCCCAATCTCAAGCTCCAGTTCGACATCTACCATCGGCAGATCATGCATGGCGATGTCGCGATTGCCTTGCGCGAGATGATGCCGATCATCGGACATATCCAGACCGCGAGCGTTCCCTCTCGGCAGGAACCATGTAGCGAGGAGCTGAACGACGCCTATCTCTTCGCCGAGATCGACCGGCTCGGCTATGAGGGCTTCATCGGCTGCGAATATATTCCGCAAAACCACACGCTCGATGGTCTTGGCTGGTTTGCACCGTTCAAAAGGATAAAGGGATGA